The following proteins are encoded in a genomic region of Mycobacterium kiyosense:
- a CDS encoding putative sulfotransferase, translated as MTLRERFSPDRLTATACEETGHHDFGADGWQSGLERLADELVNEARLSPIGVEIAYLDLIRALKNRLDVIDWRTKNPDIADHPVEAPIFIVGQPRTGTTILYDLLAQDPDLRPPLTWEVDAPCPVPQPETYHDDPRIAATQASLELSEQIIPGFLAFHPMGALVGQECVRITASEFVSMIYSVQYRLPGYFRWLLYEADHAGAYRFHRIFLQHLQSGVPGQWLLKSPAHLWQLDALLAEYPDALIVQTHRDPLNVISSIAALTHHLRRMGSDESDIVECAAQSYEEIVVGLDREMALRDSGRVPAEQVIDVHYADFVRDPWTTIGGIYQRLGRELQPAAEHRMREFLAAHPGDGGRGRYTWSDTGLNAAEVRERVAAYQERYAVPTEQLR; from the coding sequence ATGACACTGCGGGAGCGCTTCAGCCCGGACCGGCTCACCGCCACCGCCTGCGAGGAGACCGGTCACCACGACTTCGGTGCCGACGGCTGGCAGTCCGGCCTCGAACGGCTCGCCGACGAACTCGTCAACGAGGCCCGGCTGTCGCCCATCGGCGTCGAGATCGCCTACCTCGACCTGATCCGCGCGCTGAAGAACCGTCTCGATGTAATCGATTGGCGCACAAAGAATCCCGATATCGCCGACCACCCGGTCGAGGCGCCGATCTTCATCGTCGGGCAGCCGCGGACCGGCACCACCATCCTCTACGATCTGCTCGCCCAGGATCCCGACCTGCGCCCACCGCTGACCTGGGAGGTCGACGCGCCCTGTCCGGTCCCGCAGCCCGAGACCTACCACGACGACCCCCGCATCGCGGCCACCCAGGCCAGCCTCGAACTGTCCGAGCAGATCATCCCCGGCTTCCTGGCGTTTCATCCGATGGGCGCGCTGGTGGGCCAGGAGTGTGTCCGCATCACCGCCAGCGAATTCGTCAGCATGATCTATTCGGTGCAGTACCGGCTGCCCGGTTACTTTCGCTGGCTGCTGTACGAGGCCGACCACGCCGGTGCCTACCGATTCCACCGGATCTTCTTGCAACACTTGCAATCCGGCGTACCAGGGCAGTGGCTACTCAAGTCGCCGGCTCATCTGTGGCAGCTGGACGCGCTGCTCGCCGAGTATCCGGACGCGTTGATCGTGCAGACCCACCGCGACCCGCTCAACGTCATCTCGTCGATCGCCGCATTGACTCATCACCTGCGCCGGATGGGCAGCGACGAGTCCGACATCGTCGAGTGCGCGGCCCAGTCCTACGAGGAGATCGTGGTGGGCCTGGACCGCGAGATGGCGCTGCGCGACAGCGGCCGGGTGCCTGCCGAGCAGGTGATCGACGTCCACTACGCCGACTTCGTCAGGGATCCGTGGACCACGATCGGCGGGATCTACCAGCGGTTGGGCCGGGAACTGCAGCCAGCAGCCGAGCACCGAATGCGGGAATTTCTGGCCGCCCATCCCGGTGACGGCGGGCGCGGACGCTACACCTGGTCGGACACCGGACTGAACGCCGCCGAGGTGCGCGAGCGGGTCGCCGCCTACCAGGAGCGTTACGCGGTGCCGACCGAGCAATTGCGTTAG
- the arsB2 gene encoding arsenic transporter, giving the protein MIGVGAVSAADARSEVLDLAPVVGFLAAVLVLSQACADEGLFAWCGARMARAAGGGSQRLLLAVFAVASLVTVVFSLDATVVLLTPVVAATATQLRVRARPHLYACAHLSNSASLLLPVSNLTNLLALSASGLSFTHFTALMALPWIAAIGVEYLVFRRYFATDLTAAAPQPPGPDASVQAAPKFAIVTVLATLAGFVVTSAVGVNPAWAAAAGALILTAYAAVGGRTSLRVVIHAADPPFLIFVLALGVVVRAVIDNGLHDELRARLPHPTGLAGLLAIAAVAAVAANVVNNLPAVLMLVPLVATTGGPGAVLAVLIGVNIGPNLTYTGSLATMLWRRVLHRHQQPTNLAVFTKLGLLTTPAALVAAVAALWVSLQLIG; this is encoded by the coding sequence GTGATCGGCGTCGGCGCGGTTTCGGCAGCGGACGCCCGTAGCGAGGTACTCGACCTGGCGCCGGTGGTCGGCTTTTTGGCGGCGGTGCTGGTGCTGTCGCAGGCCTGCGCCGACGAGGGACTGTTCGCCTGGTGCGGAGCCCGGATGGCCCGTGCCGCCGGAGGTGGGTCGCAGCGGTTACTGCTCGCGGTGTTCGCCGTGGCGTCGCTGGTGACGGTGGTGTTCAGCCTGGATGCGACCGTGGTGTTGCTGACGCCGGTGGTGGCGGCCACCGCGACGCAGCTGCGGGTGCGCGCCCGCCCGCATCTGTATGCGTGCGCCCATCTGTCCAACAGTGCCTCGTTGCTGCTGCCGGTTTCGAATCTGACCAATCTGCTGGCGTTGTCGGCCAGCGGCCTGAGCTTCACCCACTTCACGGCGCTGATGGCGCTGCCCTGGATCGCGGCGATCGGCGTCGAATACCTGGTGTTCCGGCGCTATTTCGCGACCGATCTGACCGCCGCGGCGCCTCAACCACCTGGTCCGGACGCGTCCGTGCAAGCCGCCCCGAAGTTCGCGATCGTCACCGTGCTCGCCACCCTGGCCGGCTTCGTGGTCACCTCGGCCGTCGGCGTCAATCCCGCCTGGGCGGCCGCCGCTGGCGCACTGATCCTGACTGCGTACGCGGCCGTGGGTGGTAGGACGAGCCTGCGTGTGGTGATTCATGCCGCGGACCCACCGTTCCTGATCTTCGTGCTCGCACTGGGCGTCGTGGTGCGCGCCGTGATCGACAACGGGCTGCACGACGAGCTGCGCGCAAGGCTGCCGCACCCGACCGGGCTGGCCGGGTTGTTGGCGATCGCGGCGGTGGCCGCGGTGGCGGCCAATGTGGTGAACAACTTGCCCGCGGTGCTGATGCTGGTCCCGCTGGTGGCGACCACAGGTGGTCCGGGGGCGGTGCTGGCCGTGCTGATCGGGGTGAACATCGGTCCCAACCTCACCTACACCGGCTCACTGGCCACCATGTTGTGGCGGCGGGTACTGCATCGGCATCAACAGCCCACCAATCTGGCCGTGTTCACCAAGCTGGGTCTGCTCACCACCCCGGCCGCACTGGTCGCGGCTGTCGCGGCGCTGTGGGTCTCGTTGCAGCTGATCGGTTAG
- a CDS encoding TetR family transcriptional regulator, with product MPTDLASRRRSEKSRTAIVTATRELLLERGFDGLTIEAVAARAGVGKQTIYRWWRSRPALVADVVLEDADKILASMKHTDDLAADLVEWVGKLAATLTTTRGAAMLRTLTVAGMEHEDTGVRLREGFSKPLHDSVRNRLVDGGVEQGTAESAADAIIGGVVYPILSDAQRYSRGRAEQTTRLIVSAVTADTSGG from the coding sequence ATGCCAACCGATCTCGCGTCCCGGCGCCGCAGCGAGAAGTCGCGCACGGCAATCGTGACTGCCACACGCGAGTTGCTGCTGGAGCGCGGCTTCGACGGCTTGACCATCGAGGCGGTGGCGGCGCGGGCGGGCGTGGGTAAGCAGACCATCTACCGCTGGTGGCGCAGCCGGCCCGCACTGGTCGCCGACGTGGTCCTCGAAGATGCCGACAAGATCCTCGCCTCGATGAAACACACCGACGACCTGGCCGCCGACCTCGTGGAGTGGGTGGGCAAGCTCGCCGCGACCCTCACCACCACCCGGGGTGCGGCGATGCTGCGCACCCTGACCGTCGCCGGAATGGAGCACGAAGACACCGGCGTCCGGCTCAGGGAGGGATTCAGCAAGCCACTGCACGACAGTGTCCGCAACCGCCTGGTCGATGGAGGGGTGGAGCAAGGCACCGCCGAATCGGCGGCCGACGCCATCATCGGTGGCGTCGTGTATCCGATTCTCTCTGATGCACAACGGTATTCGCGCGGGCGTGCCGAACAGACCACCCGCCTCATCGTGAGCGCCGTGACGGCAGACACTAGCGGCGGCTAA
- a CDS encoding acyl-CoA dehydrogenase: MVANGFHAVHLPEHLGGQGGRLVDCACVLEAAAKALLPGPLLSTAAAGAVALLAERTPTCESLLRDLAAGTPAAVVLPDGADFRARRDEGRWVLTGASEVTEGIRSARVILVAARTQDGDMVWVPVDPDKPTATIESVPGTDLVADVGRLRLDQYVAAETLTGVHPDRAECVVTGLVASATAGITQWCVEAVTEHLRVREQFGKVIGTFQALQHNAAMLLINSELATAAAWDAVRAGDESLDQHRIAAAGAAVIAISPVPDLVLDALTLFGAIGFTWEHDVHLYWRRAISLAGSIGPANRWARRLGGLTSTQPRDMSVDLGDADCEFRSKVAETLDAALQLRNDKPGRQGDYEYFETGPQRTLLAEARLIAPHWPQPWGLEAGPLRQLIIDDEFAKRPDLVRPSLGIAEWILPSIVAAGSKELQERLIPPTQRGELAWCQLFSEPGAGSDLAALSTRAVKVDGGWKVNGHKIWTSMAHRADFGALLARTDPAAGKHRGIGYFILDMNTAGIEIQPIKTATGEAHFNEVFLTEVFIPDDMLLGDPVGGWSLAIATMAEERSAISGYVKFDRAAALRNLACQDGPDRDDVLRALGELDAYTHAIKALGVRETIRLLDGQASGPASSIAKVAMNELLRRTFAATLQLTGRRAMVTDPGLAAELNIVESYLHLPAELIGGGTREIQLNIIAQMILGLPRK, translated from the coding sequence TTGGTCGCCAACGGTTTTCATGCTGTGCACCTGCCGGAGCACCTCGGCGGGCAAGGTGGTCGGCTGGTCGACTGCGCGTGCGTGCTCGAGGCCGCCGCCAAGGCGCTGCTGCCGGGACCCTTGCTGTCCACCGCCGCGGCGGGAGCGGTGGCGCTGCTGGCCGAGCGCACCCCGACCTGCGAATCGCTGCTGCGCGATCTCGCCGCCGGGACACCGGCCGCCGTCGTCCTGCCGGACGGTGCAGACTTCCGTGCCCGTCGGGACGAGGGACGCTGGGTGCTCACCGGCGCATCGGAGGTGACCGAGGGCATCCGCTCGGCGCGGGTGATCCTGGTGGCTGCCCGCACCCAGGACGGGGACATGGTATGGGTGCCGGTCGACCCGGACAAGCCCACAGCCACAATCGAATCCGTACCCGGCACTGATCTCGTCGCGGACGTCGGACGGCTACGGCTCGACCAGTACGTGGCGGCCGAGACGCTCACCGGAGTCCACCCGGACCGTGCCGAATGCGTCGTCACCGGACTGGTGGCCAGCGCCACGGCCGGCATCACGCAGTGGTGTGTCGAGGCGGTTACCGAACACCTGCGCGTCCGTGAGCAGTTCGGCAAGGTGATCGGCACTTTTCAGGCGTTGCAGCACAATGCGGCAATGTTGTTGATCAACAGCGAATTGGCCACGGCAGCGGCCTGGGATGCGGTGCGGGCGGGCGACGAATCGCTGGACCAGCATCGCATCGCCGCGGCCGGTGCGGCGGTGATCGCGATCTCGCCGGTGCCGGACCTCGTACTCGACGCGCTCACGTTGTTCGGCGCGATCGGTTTCACCTGGGAACACGATGTGCACCTGTACTGGCGCCGGGCCATCAGTCTGGCGGGCTCGATCGGCCCGGCGAACCGCTGGGCCAGGCGACTGGGCGGGCTCACGTCTACCCAGCCGCGCGACATGTCGGTCGATCTGGGCGACGCAGACTGCGAGTTCCGGTCCAAGGTTGCCGAAACACTCGACGCCGCACTGCAATTGCGCAACGACAAGCCCGGCCGGCAGGGTGACTACGAATACTTCGAGACCGGCCCGCAACGCACCCTGCTCGCCGAGGCGCGCCTGATCGCACCGCACTGGCCGCAGCCGTGGGGACTCGAAGCCGGCCCGCTGCGGCAGCTCATCATTGACGACGAGTTCGCCAAGCGGCCGGACCTGGTCCGGCCCTCGCTGGGTATCGCCGAGTGGATCCTGCCCTCGATAGTGGCCGCCGGGTCGAAAGAGTTGCAGGAGCGGCTGATACCGCCGACACAGCGCGGCGAACTCGCCTGGTGCCAGCTTTTCAGTGAGCCAGGGGCGGGGTCGGATCTGGCTGCGCTGTCCACCCGCGCCGTCAAGGTTGACGGCGGCTGGAAAGTCAACGGGCACAAGATATGGACGTCGATGGCACACCGGGCGGACTTCGGTGCGCTGCTGGCCCGCACCGACCCGGCGGCCGGCAAGCACCGCGGCATCGGCTATTTCATCCTCGACATGAATACGGCCGGCATCGAGATCCAGCCGATCAAGACCGCCACCGGAGAAGCACATTTCAACGAGGTGTTCCTCACCGAGGTCTTCATACCCGATGACATGTTGCTCGGCGACCCGGTCGGCGGTTGGAGCCTGGCAATCGCCACCATGGCCGAAGAACGCTCGGCGATAAGCGGTTACGTCAAGTTCGACCGTGCCGCCGCACTGCGCAACCTTGCCTGCCAGGACGGGCCCGACCGGGACGACGTGCTACGTGCGCTCGGTGAACTCGACGCCTATACCCACGCGATCAAAGCGCTCGGAGTGCGCGAGACCATCCGGTTGCTGGACGGGCAGGCTTCCGGGCCGGCATCCAGCATCGCCAAGGTCGCGATGAACGAACTGCTGCGCCGCACCTTCGCGGCAACGCTGCAGTTGACCGGTCGGCGGGCGATGGTGACCGACCCCGGGCTGGCCGCCGAACTCAACATCGTCGAGTCCTATCTGCACCTGCCCGCCGAGCTGATCGGCGGCGGAACTCGCGAGATTCAGCTGAACATCATCGCCCAGATGATCCTGGGCCTGCCCCGTAAGTGA
- a CDS encoding transporter, with protein MGLRGEAAIVGYVELPPERLNKASPAPFVLEQWAELAAAALDDAGLPGDVVNGIVASHLAESQIFVPSTIAEYLGMPARFAELVDLGGASAAAMVWRAAAVIELGVCDAVLCALPARYITPSSKKKPRPMVDAMFFGSSSNQYGSPQAEFEIPYGNLGQNGPYGQVAQRYAAVYGYDERVMAKLVVDQRVNANHTEGAIWKDKPLTVEDVLASPVIADPLHMLEIVMPCVGGTAVVVANADLARRCKNRPVWIKGFGENVPFKTPTYAEDLLNTPMAAAADTAFAMTGLSRDQMDMVSIYDCYTITVMLSLEDAGFCAKGKGLEFIATHDLTFRGDFPLNTAGGQLGFGQAGLAGGMHHVCDATRQIMGRAGAAQVADCNRAFVSGNGGILSEQTALVLQGD; from the coding sequence ATGGGTTTACGCGGAGAAGCCGCCATCGTCGGATACGTCGAGTTGCCACCCGAGCGACTCAACAAGGCCTCGCCGGCACCATTCGTTCTCGAACAATGGGCCGAACTCGCCGCCGCCGCGCTCGACGACGCGGGCCTGCCGGGCGACGTCGTCAACGGCATCGTGGCATCGCACCTCGCCGAGTCGCAGATCTTCGTACCGTCCACCATCGCCGAATACCTTGGCATGCCGGCACGTTTCGCCGAACTGGTCGACCTCGGGGGTGCCAGCGCCGCCGCGATGGTGTGGCGCGCGGCCGCGGTGATCGAACTCGGGGTGTGCGACGCCGTGCTGTGTGCGCTGCCGGCCCGCTACATCACACCGTCGTCGAAGAAGAAGCCCAGGCCGATGGTGGACGCGATGTTCTTCGGCTCGTCGAGCAACCAATACGGTTCCCCGCAAGCAGAGTTCGAGATTCCCTACGGCAACCTGGGCCAGAACGGGCCGTACGGTCAGGTCGCGCAGCGATACGCCGCGGTCTACGGCTACGACGAACGTGTCATGGCCAAGCTCGTCGTCGACCAACGGGTCAATGCCAACCACACCGAGGGTGCGATCTGGAAAGACAAGCCGCTCACCGTCGAGGATGTCCTTGCCAGCCCGGTCATCGCGGATCCGCTGCATATGCTGGAGATCGTGATGCCGTGCGTCGGGGGAACCGCCGTCGTCGTCGCCAACGCCGATCTGGCCAGGCGGTGCAAGAACCGCCCGGTGTGGATCAAGGGTTTCGGCGAGAATGTGCCGTTCAAGACGCCCACCTACGCCGAGGATCTGCTCAATACGCCGATGGCCGCCGCTGCCGACACCGCGTTTGCCATGACCGGCCTGAGCCGCGACCAGATGGACATGGTCTCCATCTACGACTGCTACACAATCACCGTGATGCTGTCGCTGGAGGACGCCGGATTCTGCGCGAAGGGAAAGGGTTTGGAGTTCATAGCCACCCACGACCTGACGTTTCGCGGCGATTTCCCGCTCAATACCGCCGGCGGCCAGCTCGGCTTCGGCCAGGCCGGATTGGCCGGCGGCATGCATCACGTGTGTGACGCCACCCGCCAGATCATGGGCCGTGCCGGCGCGGCGCAGGTCGCCGACTGCAACCGCGCGTTCGTGTCGGGCAACGGCGGAATCCTGTCCGAGCAGACGGCGCTCGTCCTCCAAGGAGACTGA
- a CDS encoding acyl dehydratase yields MNFDRPMPVKTPTTAPFWDALAQHRIEIQYSPSSQKYVFYPRVRAPRTLADDLEWREISGMGTLYSYTVARRPVSPHFAGAVPQLLAIVEWDEGPRFSTEMVNVEPDQLSVGMRVRPVFCDYPEHDVTMLRYEPA; encoded by the coding sequence ATGAACTTCGACCGGCCGATGCCCGTCAAAACGCCCACCACAGCGCCCTTTTGGGATGCGCTGGCCCAGCATCGCATCGAGATCCAGTACTCGCCGTCGTCGCAGAAGTATGTGTTCTACCCGCGGGTGCGGGCGCCCCGGACACTGGCCGACGACCTGGAATGGCGGGAGATCTCCGGGATGGGGACGTTGTACTCCTACACAGTCGCCCGCCGTCCGGTCAGCCCGCATTTCGCCGGCGCGGTGCCGCAACTGCTCGCAATCGTCGAATGGGATGAGGGCCCAAGGTTTTCCACCGAGATGGTCAACGTCGAACCCGACCAACTGAGCGTGGGCATGCGGGTGCGGCCGGTGTTCTGCGACTACCCCGAGCACGACGTCACGATGCTGCGCTACGAGCCCGCCTGA
- a CDS encoding phenylacetaldehyde dehydrogenase, with protein sequence MTLQSVLDEISKRPGTGETITVVDPATEDQVTEFKDCGPQAVDAAVARARESFESGVWRDKPPSERAKILWRVGELIDQNAELLAELESLNAGMTPLQARGTVTVGSEFFRYYAGWCTKIEGIAADVHTGGLTGIDSHQHAYTLKEPYGVVGLIFPWNGPVFNFCAKLAPSLAAGCSSVVKPAEETPLSALVLDNILHEAGVPEGVANLLLGYGHTAGAAITAHPDVEKVAFTGSTEVGRAIVHAAGDSNLKKVTLELGGKSPVVVFDDADLSKAVPMAAFGTFIHSGQACVCGSRIFVQRGVYEQFVEQLAKVADSLPQGGPKDEGSLIGPLISQKQLTRVLGYLEQGRADGVEVVTGGQRVDRKGYFIRPTVLTNVASTSRLFQEEIFGPVVAVLPFDTEDEAVALANDSTYGLAATCWTSDLGRAHRIAKRLKAGTVGLNCQMQFDHSMPFGGYKQSGWGYESGKAGLETYLQTKIVWAQM encoded by the coding sequence ATGACGCTCCAGTCGGTATTGGACGAGATCAGCAAGCGCCCCGGCACCGGTGAGACCATCACGGTCGTCGACCCCGCCACCGAAGACCAGGTCACCGAGTTCAAAGACTGCGGCCCCCAGGCCGTCGACGCCGCCGTTGCGCGGGCCAGGGAGTCGTTCGAGTCCGGCGTGTGGCGCGACAAACCTCCCAGCGAGCGGGCCAAGATCCTGTGGCGGGTGGGCGAGCTGATCGACCAGAACGCCGAACTGCTGGCCGAACTGGAATCACTCAATGCCGGCATGACGCCGCTGCAGGCCCGGGGCACGGTGACGGTCGGCTCGGAGTTCTTCCGGTACTACGCCGGGTGGTGCACCAAGATCGAGGGCATCGCCGCCGACGTGCACACCGGCGGCCTCACCGGCATCGACTCGCACCAGCACGCCTACACGCTCAAAGAGCCCTACGGCGTGGTCGGGCTGATCTTCCCGTGGAACGGGCCGGTCTTCAATTTCTGCGCCAAGCTTGCGCCGTCGCTGGCCGCGGGCTGCAGCAGCGTGGTCAAGCCGGCCGAGGAGACCCCGCTGTCGGCGCTGGTGCTGGACAACATCCTGCACGAGGCCGGCGTGCCCGAAGGGGTGGCGAATCTGTTGCTCGGCTACGGACACACCGCGGGCGCCGCGATCACCGCGCACCCCGACGTCGAGAAGGTCGCGTTCACCGGGTCCACCGAGGTCGGCCGCGCGATCGTGCACGCCGCCGGTGACAGCAACTTGAAGAAGGTCACCCTCGAGCTGGGCGGAAAGTCGCCGGTGGTGGTCTTCGACGACGCCGACCTGAGCAAGGCCGTCCCGATGGCGGCGTTCGGCACCTTCATCCACTCCGGTCAGGCCTGTGTGTGCGGTTCGCGCATCTTCGTCCAGCGCGGGGTCTACGAGCAGTTCGTCGAGCAACTCGCGAAGGTCGCCGACAGCCTGCCGCAGGGCGGCCCCAAGGACGAGGGCAGTCTGATCGGCCCGCTGATCAGCCAGAAGCAGCTCACCCGGGTCTTGGGCTATCTCGAGCAGGGCCGGGCCGACGGAGTCGAGGTCGTCACCGGTGGGCAACGGGTGGACCGCAAGGGTTACTTCATCCGCCCGACCGTGCTGACCAACGTCGCCTCCACGAGCCGGCTGTTCCAGGAGGAGATCTTCGGCCCGGTGGTGGCGGTGCTGCCGTTCGACACCGAGGACGAGGCCGTTGCCCTGGCCAACGACAGCACCTACGGGCTGGCGGCCACCTGCTGGACCAGCGACCTGGGCCGTGCGCACCGAATCGCCAAGCGGCTCAAGGCCGGAACGGTCGGGCTCAACTGCCAGATGCAGTTCGACCACTCGATGCCATTCGGTGGCTACAAGCAGTCCGGCTGGGGCTACGAGTCCGGCAAGGCCGGCCTGGAAACCTACCTGCAGACCAAAATCGTCTGGGCGCAGATGTAG
- a CDS encoding LacI family transcriptional regulator translates to MARLADVSTATVSYVLNNAEGRRISPQTREAVNRAAKLLGYRPNLAARNLARGKSGVVLYVVPYVAVGDMPMQAGSRMTTELARLGLLQVQIFETEDDHHVVDAIENLDPVAVASLFPLSDAAAAAVKAAGIPHIDIGSLPALGDPHLAVGEMRIAHLVSRGHRQIAFAYGGIARWRPLGDYWLEGVSRAAQTRGLPPVRVATITVENAAEVVGAWVRDGVTAVCAQSDDIACLVLYGIHQARLRCPQDLAVIGVDASPMGVVSTPPLTSVQFDPRAVADAAIAAIYERLGYPAPPSPDITDIARVVVRSST, encoded by the coding sequence GTGGCCCGGTTGGCGGACGTCTCGACAGCCACGGTCAGCTACGTGCTCAACAATGCCGAGGGCCGGCGGATCTCGCCGCAGACCCGCGAGGCGGTCAACCGCGCCGCGAAGCTACTCGGTTACCGGCCGAACCTGGCCGCGCGCAATCTCGCCCGCGGCAAGAGCGGCGTGGTGCTCTACGTGGTCCCGTACGTCGCGGTAGGCGACATGCCGATGCAGGCGGGCAGTCGGATGACGACCGAGTTGGCCCGGCTGGGTTTGCTGCAGGTGCAGATCTTCGAGACCGAGGACGACCACCACGTGGTCGACGCCATCGAGAACCTCGACCCGGTCGCGGTGGCGAGCCTGTTCCCGCTCAGCGACGCCGCGGCGGCCGCGGTCAAGGCGGCGGGAATTCCGCACATCGACATCGGCAGCCTGCCCGCGCTCGGCGATCCCCACCTGGCCGTGGGCGAGATGCGGATCGCCCACCTGGTGTCGCGCGGTCACCGCCAGATCGCCTTTGCCTACGGCGGGATCGCCAGGTGGCGCCCGCTGGGCGACTACTGGTTGGAGGGCGTCTCCCGCGCGGCACAGACCCGCGGCCTGCCGCCGGTTCGGGTCGCCACCATCACCGTCGAGAACGCCGCCGAGGTGGTGGGTGCTTGGGTGCGCGACGGCGTGACCGCGGTGTGCGCGCAGAGCGACGACATCGCCTGCCTGGTGCTATACGGCATCCACCAGGCACGGCTTCGGTGCCCGCAGGACCTGGCCGTGATCGGCGTGGACGCCAGTCCCATGGGCGTGGTCAGCACTCCCCCGCTGACCAGCGTGCAGTTCGATCCACGCGCCGTCGCCGATGCCGCGATCGCCGCCATCTACGAGCGGTTGGGCTACCCGGCGCCACCGTCGCCGGATATCACCGACATCGCTCGGGTCGTGGTCCGTTCCTCGACTTAG
- a CDS encoding amidohydrolase: MNKDELILISVDDHIAEPADMFDAHVPERYKHLAPRVVVEPDGVQQWYYGEIRGRNMGLNAVAGKPREMYNVDASRYDEMRPGCFNVDERVRDMNAGGQLAGLNFPNFTGFSGQVLNQGPDREVNLVMIKAYNDWHIDEWCAAYPGRFIPCGILPLFDVAEAAKEVKRLADKGCHAVTFSENPEALQMPSIHTKYWYPLFEAVCDNKTVLCTHVGSASRSPMVSLDAPASVMMTASSMMSMFTFTELIWAEFWRDFPELKFSLTEGDIGWMPYFLWRAEHVYQRHSGWTLAEFPPGYSGPVDVFKRHFYTCFISDKVGVRNMDWYNEDMVCWESDFPHSDSNWPFAPEDVIETMGHLDDSVINKITHQNAMAAYSFDPFRHVPREHARAGYLRSQATDVDVVTHVGHQASQRDRDAWTRMTTFALQAQGVTAPVTVEAGGIAGRASTLGN; the protein is encoded by the coding sequence ATGAACAAGGACGAGCTGATCCTGATCAGCGTCGACGACCACATCGCCGAACCCGCTGACATGTTCGACGCGCACGTGCCGGAAAGGTACAAACACCTCGCGCCGCGGGTGGTGGTCGAACCCGACGGAGTCCAGCAGTGGTACTACGGCGAGATCCGCGGTCGCAACATGGGTCTCAACGCCGTCGCCGGAAAGCCCCGCGAGATGTACAACGTCGACGCGTCGCGGTACGACGAGATGCGGCCGGGCTGTTTCAACGTCGACGAGCGGGTGCGCGACATGAACGCCGGCGGGCAGTTGGCCGGTCTGAACTTCCCGAACTTCACCGGTTTCTCCGGGCAGGTGCTCAACCAGGGCCCCGACCGCGAGGTGAACCTGGTGATGATCAAGGCCTACAACGACTGGCACATCGACGAGTGGTGCGCGGCCTACCCGGGCCGGTTCATCCCGTGCGGCATCCTGCCGCTCTTCGATGTCGCCGAAGCAGCTAAGGAAGTAAAGCGTCTGGCGGACAAGGGATGTCACGCGGTGACGTTCTCGGAAAATCCAGAAGCGTTGCAAATGCCCAGCATTCACACGAAATACTGGTATCCGCTGTTCGAGGCGGTCTGCGACAACAAGACCGTACTGTGCACCCACGTCGGATCGGCGTCGCGTTCGCCGATGGTGTCGTTGGACGCCCCGGCCAGTGTGATGATGACGGCGTCGTCAATGATGAGCATGTTCACCTTCACCGAACTCATCTGGGCCGAATTCTGGCGCGATTTCCCGGAGTTGAAGTTCTCGCTCACCGAGGGTGATATCGGTTGGATGCCGTACTTCTTATGGCGCGCCGAACACGTCTACCAGCGCCACTCCGGTTGGACGCTGGCCGAATTCCCGCCGGGATACTCCGGACCGGTCGATGTGTTCAAGCGGCACTTCTACACCTGCTTCATCAGCGACAAGGTCGGTGTGCGCAACATGGACTGGTACAACGAGGACATGGTGTGCTGGGAGTCCGACTTCCCGCACTCCGACAGCAACTGGCCGTTCGCACCCGAGGACGTCATCGAGACGATGGGTCATCTCGACGACAGTGTGATCAACAAGATCACCCACCAAAACGCCATGGCCGCATATTCTTTCGACCCCTTCCGGCACGTTCCCAGGGAGCACGCGCGGGCCGGCTATCTGCGCAGCCAGGCAACCGATGTGGACGTGGTGACGCACGTCGGGCACCAGGCCAGCCAACGTGACCGCGACGCGTGGACCCGGATGACGACGTTCGCGTTACAGGCCCAAGGTGTCACCGCGCCGGTGACGGTGGAGGCCGGCGGCATCGCCGGCCGGGCCAGCACCCTGGGCAACTGA